CCTTGGGACCCAGgcccccactcccaccaccaGAGGAAGCCTGCCTCCTTTAAGACGGAGGGCCTGGGGAACCTGCTCACAAGGCAGCCAGCCTCGGCTgagtcccccccacccccttccccggcAGAACCCGAGCCTGAGCAGTACAGAATCCCAGCTGTGACCCTGCCTTTtgctgcctcagtctccccatctataATAGGATAATTACAGTGCCTGCCCACGGGTTAGTGAGAATGAAAAGAACAGAAAGTGCTCAGCTGACACAAGGTTACCTTAATCAGGGTGACAATGAGGCCTTTTAGATTTCACCCCAGGCCTTAACCAACCCAGCTGCTGACGGAGACCCCGGCTCGCGCGTTCTCTGGACCGTCCCGAGCAGCCTGAAGAAGCAGAGGCTCCGAGGGGGACCATCCGGCAGCGGTCAGCCCTGGATCAGCCTTCAGGGCTCGCACTCCTCAGGCTGGGACTCAAGACGGGCCCTGCACTGGGGGGAGGTGGTCTGGACTCGTGCCCTGCCCCAGACCTCCTTCCTACCTTTTCCTGAGCTCGGTCCACTGCTGGCCATGGTCCTCCAGCCTGGACAGACGGAGGCagaggccctgggctgggagccCTGAGGCGGTGTCCAGCACATGTGTGGTCAGTGGGCTGCTGACAGGCTCCATGCCTCTGCCCTGGGCCATgagagaggggcagggaccagCGTGTGGGGCCCAGCCTTGTGTCCACACCAGCCCTGTGAGGCAACAGCCTTCCAACAGCCCCAGGGCACAGAGTCCCAAACAGCCCCTGGgcctggggagaggggctggaaatgctGAGTCAGCCCCAGGAAGCTGCGGTGTTAACACTGCAGACAGTCCACAAACAACGCGGACCTGCGTTCCCCATTCTCCCCACTAGCCCGTCCTCCCGCCCCCACTAGGGCCCCCTCCCCTGCACCCGGCCACGGAAGGGCCTCTCCACACAGAGGCCTCCCCCCCCGCAGCCCCTCCTTCCAGCCAGTCAGTGCTGGCCATGGGTGGCCAGGCCGGGTCTCCTTGTTTTCCCGGAAACCAGCTCTTTGATCCCTGGCTCATGGGTCACCAGGCGGACGAGGGGACAGGAACCCAGCGTCCAGGCCTGCCCTCTACCTCCGGGGAGCCCAGGTGTCGCTGGAGCGTCCGCAGCCGCGGGGCAGCCCTCGAGCTCACGGCTGGCCGGCTGGACTGCGCGAGGTGGCCAGAGGTCACGCCACACGAGCCGCTGCAAGAACGGGCGGTGGTCCCGGGAGCAGGCACctcccggggccggcccatgcCCTGAC
Above is a window of Diceros bicornis minor isolate mBicDic1 chromosome 32, mDicBic1.mat.cur, whole genome shotgun sequence DNA encoding:
- the LOC131396330 gene encoding 5-hydroxyisourate hydrolase-like produces the protein MGRPREVPAPGTTARSCSGSCGVTSGHLAQSSRPAVSSRAAPRLRTLQRHLGSPEGRGMEPVSSPLTTHVLDTASGLPAQGLCLRLSRLEDHGQQWTELRKSYTDPDGRCPGLLPPGQMKAGTYKLSFDTEGYWKKRGQESFYPYVEVVFTITDETHKFHVPLLLSPWSYTTYRGS